One part of the Streptomyces sp. AM 2-1-1 genome encodes these proteins:
- a CDS encoding type I polyketide synthase, whose amino-acid sequence MNDSRMRYLLERVTAELHETRKKLRDTEEGGREPVAIVGMGCHFPGGIDSPEDLWRLVAEGGDVVGDFPDDRGWDTSALFDADPDRPGTSSTRRGAFLTSPGEFDTDFFGISPREALATDPQHRLLLETAWETFERAGIRPDTLRGSSTGVFVGTNGNDYAPPVGAVPEDLEGYIIVGNAASVASGRISYTFGFEGPAVTVDTACSASSVALHLAVRSLRSGECDLALAGGVTVMTTPSTFVEFSRQHGLAADGRCKAFAGAADGTGWSEGAGLLLVERLSDARRLGHRVLAVIRGTAANQDGASHGLTAPNGPAQQRVIRQALADARLTPAQVDAVEAHGTGTTLGDPIEAQALLATYGQEHDHDSPLWLGSVKSNIAHTQAAAGVAGVIKMVQAMRHGVLPKTLHVDEPSPHVDWSSGGVALLADHRPWPETGEPRRAGVSAFGMSGTNTHIILEQAPAPEAQVSGDAEPGQPADRPATAPAAVPLVLSARTPAALAAGAADLAAYLRSGPDPAAVARELVAGRTPFEERAVVVGPAGEELLAGLDALASGESAPGLVRGRAGGEHRTVFVFPGQGSQWLGMARELLDAEPVFAESIDACARALEPWTDWSLHGVLREEEGAPGYDRVDVVQPALWAVMVSLAGLWQSYGVRPDAVVGHSQGEIAAAYVAGALTLDDAARVVALRSRAIGALSGGGGMVSVVLSLPEAEAAIAPWGGRISVATVNGPSAVVVAGEPAALDEFTAAAERDGVRTRRVPVDYASHSAQVEAVREELLTALAPVAPRPATVPLLSTVTGDWLDTTAMDAAYWYTNLRTTVLFEPATRKLLAEGHDVFVETSPHPVLTAAVQETAEAAGARAVVTGSLRRGEGGPVRFLTSLAEIQVHGTDVDWSPALAGPRPSASDLAGLPTYPFQRQRFWLENATSRSADAPGLGLRAAGHPLLGASLRPADGDGLLLTGRLAARTHPWLTDHTVLGRILVPGTALVELAVRAADEAGRDTVDELVIEAPLVLPETGSRQIQVAVAAPAEDGRRAVTVHSRAQDAADGDAWTRHATGFLSRTPAPAPPEGNPGSWPPPGATPLPLEGLYDRLAESGVAYGPRFQGLRAAWRLGEEIFAEAVLDGEEEAAAGEFGIHPALLDAAFHAAALGAPAQAGPGEVLLPFAWNGVRLQASGATALRVRLTPAADGQLSLHATDPAGAPVVSVASLVYRPVTADRLASGSEATPPLHRLGWTPLPLTAPGPGPLAVLLSEDGRSPATSTDAPRFHHPADVAAAVRAGREVAGPVLHAVPGDEGTGDGTPPAERARATLERVLVLVQEWLSHPELDAIPLVLVTRGAVSVAGEAPDLTTAGIWGLLRSAQSEHPGRILLIDTDRPENTDRENTDRAEPADRTEPAETPATDHRALGAALATAVAAGETQLALRAGTALVPRLVPVAPADSGAPRGTWRFGPPEGTVLVTGGLGTLGKLVARHLVTDHGVRHLLLTGRRGPDTPGAPEFVAELTALGARVTVAAADAADRDALRTVLEGVEAVHPLTGVVHAAGTLDDGVVASLTADRLDTVLRPKAHAAWNLHELTRDAPLSAFVVFSSAAGVLGVPGQGNYAAANTFLDALIAHRRALGLAGTSLAWGLWEESSELTAHLDDTAHRRNARHGTRALTTAEGLALLDAAGATDDALLVPLALRHDGEPGQIPPVLRDVVRTRRPAARRATGAAGPTLAGRLLPLGAAEREEFLVDLVRAEAATVLGRSDRDGVASDRAFKDLGFDSLTAVDLRNRLGTASGLRLSPTLVFDHPTPRSLARFLLAGLLGEDPGPAAPAPAASPAPGADDPVVIVGMSCRLPGGVASPDDLWDLVSRGGDAITPWPTDRGWDTEGLFDADPDEPGRTYTQHGGFLHGAADFDAGFFGISPREALATDPQQRLLLESSWEAFERAGIAPDTLRGSRTGVFVGVMYNDYASRLHELPPELEGYLHNGSAASVASGRISYTYGFEGPAVTVDTACSSSLVALHLAAQALRSGECDLALAGGVAVMASPSGMVATSRHRAFAPDGHVKAYAASADGTSWAEGVGLLLVERLSDARRLGHQVLAVVRGSAVNQDGASNGLTAPSGPAQQRVIRQALAGAGLAPHDIDAVEGHGTGTTLGDPIEAQALVAAYGAGRPEDRPLWLGSLKSNIGHTQAAAGVAGIIKMVQAMRHGTLPRTLHVDAPSPDVDWASGGVRLLTRERPWEAAGRPRRAGVSSFGVSGTNAHVIIEEPERTAPAPADTGAERDAAAAAPAAAASPLPWVLSGRTPRAVSDQAARLLELLNRPGPVPAAADTAHALLTDRSHFDHRAVVVAADRDRLADGLGALVRAEPAGNLVRGTAAEGARTVFVFPGHGAQWAGMAQGLLDTAPAFTERIEECARALEPLVDWSLTDVLRQTPGAPTLERVDVAQPALWAVLVALAAQWQSYGVQPDAVVGHSQGEVAAACVAGILTLDDAARIVVERSRILSGLVGKGGMASLALPLAEVERRIGSWPGRLSVATVNGPAAVVVAGDESALDELLAGCEARGERAKRIRAATVAGHSPVIDEVKEELLARLAFVTPREGNVPLWSTVTAALLEPGETDAEYWYRNIRQTVRFAPVVKDLIAARYTVLIEVSPHPVLTGSIQDTVDEAGAADVVVVETLRRDHGGLDRFLTSAAAVHARGVAVDWSPAFGGARPERVELPTYPFQRRRYWLSAGTAPTGGAAAGPLAGAEHGPAVPGQEEDTAPESPFAALAPAARAEALLDLVVRRTAEVLGHEDTGEIGAEQAFKGLGLESLTAVDLRNRLAAAVGVRLPATLVFDHPTPAAVAAHLATLLPDAPAAHGGSATEALALLEQVVPGSGPLDPDGAELLTRLQALVARWDTGRTGPERGEAGTIDLDAATDDELFALMDSESR is encoded by the coding sequence ATGAACGACAGCCGGATGCGGTATCTCCTGGAGCGGGTCACCGCCGAACTCCACGAGACCCGGAAGAAGTTGCGCGACACCGAGGAGGGCGGCCGGGAACCCGTCGCCATCGTGGGGATGGGCTGCCACTTCCCCGGAGGGATCGACTCCCCCGAGGACCTGTGGCGCCTGGTCGCGGAGGGCGGCGACGTCGTGGGCGACTTCCCGGACGACCGCGGCTGGGACACCTCGGCCCTCTTCGACGCCGACCCGGACCGGCCCGGCACCTCGTCCACCCGGAGGGGCGCTTTCCTCACGTCCCCGGGGGAGTTCGACACCGACTTCTTCGGCATCTCTCCGCGCGAGGCCCTGGCCACCGACCCGCAGCACCGGCTGCTGCTGGAGACGGCCTGGGAGACGTTCGAACGGGCGGGCATCCGCCCCGACACCCTGCGCGGAAGCAGCACCGGCGTCTTCGTGGGCACCAACGGCAACGACTACGCGCCCCCCGTCGGAGCGGTCCCCGAGGACCTGGAGGGGTACATCATCGTCGGGAACGCGGCGAGCGTAGCCTCCGGCCGGATCTCCTACACCTTCGGCTTCGAGGGCCCGGCGGTCACGGTCGACACGGCCTGCTCCGCCTCGTCGGTCGCCCTCCACCTGGCGGTCCGGTCGCTGCGCTCCGGCGAATGCGATCTCGCCCTCGCCGGCGGTGTGACCGTCATGACCACCCCGTCCACCTTCGTGGAGTTCTCCCGGCAGCACGGGCTCGCGGCCGACGGCCGCTGCAAGGCGTTCGCCGGTGCCGCCGACGGAACCGGTTGGTCCGAGGGCGCGGGGCTGCTGCTCGTCGAGCGGCTCTCCGACGCGCGCCGTCTCGGTCACCGGGTGCTCGCCGTCATCAGGGGCACGGCCGCCAACCAGGACGGTGCCTCGCACGGACTGACCGCCCCGAACGGACCGGCCCAGCAGCGTGTCATCCGGCAGGCGCTGGCCGACGCCCGCTTGACTCCGGCACAGGTCGACGCCGTCGAGGCGCACGGCACCGGCACCACCCTGGGCGACCCCATCGAGGCGCAGGCGCTCCTCGCCACCTACGGCCAGGAGCACGACCACGACTCCCCCCTGTGGCTGGGCTCGGTGAAGTCGAACATCGCGCACACCCAGGCGGCGGCCGGGGTGGCGGGCGTCATCAAGATGGTGCAGGCGATGCGGCACGGGGTGCTCCCGAAGACCCTGCACGTGGACGAGCCGTCCCCGCACGTGGACTGGTCCTCGGGCGGTGTGGCCCTCCTCGCGGACCACCGTCCGTGGCCCGAGACCGGGGAGCCGCGCCGCGCGGGCGTGTCCGCGTTCGGCATGAGCGGCACCAACACCCACATCATCCTGGAGCAGGCCCCCGCCCCCGAGGCCCAGGTGTCCGGGGACGCCGAGCCCGGACAGCCGGCCGACCGCCCGGCGACCGCCCCCGCCGCCGTTCCCCTCGTCCTCTCCGCGCGTACCCCGGCCGCCCTCGCCGCCGGGGCCGCGGACCTCGCCGCATACCTCCGCTCCGGACCCGACCCGGCCGCGGTCGCCCGCGAACTCGTCGCGGGGAGAACCCCGTTCGAGGAGCGCGCGGTCGTCGTGGGTCCCGCCGGTGAGGAACTGCTGGCCGGGCTCGACGCACTCGCCTCCGGAGAGTCCGCGCCCGGTCTCGTACGCGGACGGGCCGGCGGCGAACACCGCACGGTGTTCGTCTTCCCCGGCCAGGGCTCCCAGTGGCTCGGCATGGCTCGTGAACTCCTGGACGCCGAACCGGTGTTCGCCGAAAGCATCGACGCGTGCGCCCGTGCCCTGGAGCCCTGGACGGACTGGTCCCTGCACGGAGTCCTGCGCGAGGAGGAAGGCGCCCCCGGCTACGACCGGGTGGACGTCGTACAGCCCGCGCTCTGGGCGGTCATGGTGTCCCTGGCCGGCCTGTGGCAGTCCTACGGGGTCCGCCCGGACGCGGTGGTCGGCCACAGCCAGGGCGAGATCGCCGCCGCGTACGTCGCCGGAGCCCTCACCCTCGACGACGCCGCCCGGGTGGTCGCGCTGCGCAGCCGGGCCATCGGCGCCCTGTCGGGCGGCGGGGGCATGGTCTCCGTGGTGCTGTCCCTGCCCGAAGCCGAGGCCGCGATCGCCCCCTGGGGCGGGCGCATCTCGGTGGCGACGGTCAACGGCCCCTCCGCGGTAGTGGTCGCCGGTGAGCCCGCGGCCCTGGACGAGTTCACCGCGGCTGCCGAACGGGACGGCGTACGCACCCGCAGGGTCCCGGTCGACTACGCCTCGCACTCGGCCCAGGTCGAGGCGGTCCGCGAGGAGCTGCTGACCGCCCTCGCACCGGTCGCCCCCCGCCCCGCGACCGTCCCCCTCCTCTCCACCGTCACCGGGGACTGGCTCGACACCACCGCGATGGACGCGGCGTACTGGTACACCAACCTCCGCACGACCGTGCTCTTCGAACCGGCCACCCGGAAGCTGCTCGCCGAGGGCCACGACGTCTTCGTCGAGACCAGCCCGCACCCGGTGCTGACCGCAGCCGTGCAGGAGACCGCCGAAGCGGCCGGTGCGCGGGCCGTCGTCACCGGCTCGCTGCGCCGGGGCGAGGGCGGCCCGGTCCGCTTCCTCACCTCCCTGGCGGAGATCCAGGTCCACGGGACCGACGTCGACTGGAGCCCGGCGCTCGCCGGCCCGCGCCCTTCCGCGTCGGACCTGGCCGGCCTGCCCACCTACCCCTTCCAGCGGCAGCGGTTCTGGCTGGAGAACGCCACCTCCCGGTCCGCCGACGCCCCCGGCCTCGGTCTGCGCGCCGCCGGACACCCCCTGCTCGGCGCCTCCCTGCGGCCGGCGGACGGCGACGGGCTGCTGCTGACCGGGCGCCTCGCCGCCCGGACCCACCCCTGGCTCACCGACCACACGGTGCTCGGCCGCATCCTCGTCCCCGGCACGGCCCTGGTGGAGCTGGCGGTACGCGCCGCCGACGAGGCGGGCCGCGACACGGTCGACGAGCTGGTGATCGAGGCGCCCCTCGTCCTGCCGGAAACCGGTTCCCGGCAGATCCAGGTCGCCGTGGCCGCGCCCGCCGAGGACGGCCGCCGCGCGGTGACCGTCCACTCCCGCGCGCAGGACGCGGCGGACGGCGACGCGTGGACCCGGCACGCAACCGGGTTCCTCTCCCGTACGCCCGCCCCGGCGCCGCCGGAGGGCAACCCGGGCAGCTGGCCGCCGCCGGGCGCCACGCCCCTCCCACTGGAAGGCCTCTACGACCGGCTCGCGGAGTCCGGGGTCGCGTACGGGCCCCGTTTCCAGGGGCTGCGCGCCGCCTGGCGGCTCGGGGAGGAGATCTTCGCCGAGGCCGTGCTCGACGGTGAAGAGGAGGCAGCGGCGGGGGAGTTCGGGATCCACCCCGCGCTGCTCGACGCCGCCTTCCACGCCGCCGCCCTCGGAGCTCCGGCGCAGGCCGGCCCCGGAGAAGTGCTGCTGCCTTTCGCCTGGAACGGGGTGCGGCTGCAGGCCTCGGGCGCGACCGCCCTGCGCGTACGGCTCACCCCCGCCGCCGACGGCCAACTCTCCCTGCACGCCACCGATCCGGCGGGCGCACCCGTCGTCTCCGTCGCCTCCCTGGTATACCGCCCGGTGACCGCCGACCGGCTCGCCAGCGGTTCCGAGGCGACCCCGCCGCTCCACCGGCTCGGCTGGACGCCGCTGCCGCTCACCGCCCCCGGGCCCGGCCCTCTCGCGGTCCTGCTGTCCGAGGACGGCCGGTCCCCGGCCACGAGCACCGATGCCCCGCGCTTCCACCACCCCGCCGACGTGGCGGCCGCCGTCCGCGCGGGCCGGGAGGTGGCCGGACCGGTGCTCCACGCCGTGCCCGGCGACGAGGGGACCGGCGACGGGACACCCCCGGCGGAACGGGCGCGGGCAACCCTCGAACGGGTCCTCGTCCTCGTCCAGGAGTGGCTCTCCCACCCCGAACTCGACGCGATACCGCTGGTGTTGGTCACCCGCGGTGCGGTCTCCGTCGCCGGCGAAGCACCGGACCTCACCACCGCCGGCATCTGGGGACTGCTGCGCTCCGCCCAGTCCGAACACCCCGGCCGCATCCTGCTGATCGACACGGACCGCCCGGAGAACACGGACCGGGAGAACACGGACCGCGCGGAACCCGCAGACCGCACGGAGCCCGCCGAAACCCCCGCGACGGACCACCGCGCCCTCGGTGCGGCGCTCGCGACGGCCGTCGCCGCGGGCGAGACCCAGCTCGCGCTCCGGGCCGGCACCGCCCTCGTCCCCCGGCTCGTCCCGGTGGCGCCCGCCGACTCCGGGGCGCCGCGAGGGACGTGGCGCTTCGGCCCACCCGAGGGAACGGTCCTGGTGACCGGCGGCCTCGGTACCCTCGGCAAGCTGGTCGCCCGTCACCTGGTCACCGACCACGGGGTACGCCACCTGCTGCTGACCGGCCGGCGCGGCCCCGACACCCCGGGCGCACCGGAGTTCGTCGCCGAACTCACCGCACTCGGCGCGCGGGTGACGGTCGCCGCCGCCGACGCGGCGGACCGGGACGCCCTGCGGACCGTGCTGGAGGGCGTCGAGGCGGTCCACCCGCTCACCGGCGTCGTGCACGCGGCCGGGACCCTGGACGACGGCGTCGTGGCCTCGCTCACCGCGGACCGGCTGGACACCGTGCTGCGTCCGAAGGCCCACGCGGCCTGGAACCTGCACGAACTGACCCGGGACGCCCCGCTCTCCGCGTTCGTGGTGTTCTCGTCGGCGGCGGGCGTCCTCGGCGTCCCCGGCCAGGGCAACTACGCGGCGGCCAACACCTTCCTCGACGCGCTGATCGCCCACCGCCGCGCCCTCGGCCTGGCCGGAACCTCCCTGGCGTGGGGGCTGTGGGAGGAGAGCAGTGAGCTGACCGCCCACCTGGACGACACCGCCCACCGGCGCAACGCCCGCCACGGCACCCGCGCCCTCACCACCGCCGAGGGCCTCGCCCTCCTCGACGCGGCCGGAGCGACGGACGACGCCCTTCTCGTGCCGCTCGCGCTGCGGCACGACGGAGAGCCCGGCCAAATCCCGCCGGTCCTCCGTGACGTCGTCCGCACCCGCCGGCCCGCCGCGCGCCGGGCAACCGGAGCGGCGGGCCCCACCCTCGCCGGACGGCTGCTCCCCCTCGGGGCGGCCGAACGCGAGGAGTTCCTGGTCGATCTGGTCCGGGCGGAGGCGGCGACGGTCCTCGGCCGCTCCGACCGGGACGGGGTCGCCTCCGACCGGGCGTTCAAGGACCTCGGCTTCGACTCGCTGACCGCGGTGGACCTGCGCAACCGGCTGGGCACGGCGAGCGGGCTGCGCCTGTCGCCCACCCTCGTCTTCGACCACCCCACCCCGCGGTCGCTGGCACGCTTCCTGCTGGCCGGACTCCTCGGCGAAGACCCCGGGCCGGCGGCCCCCGCCCCCGCGGCCTCGCCGGCCCCGGGCGCGGACGACCCGGTCGTCATCGTCGGCATGAGCTGCCGGCTGCCGGGCGGGGTGGCCTCCCCGGACGACCTCTGGGACCTGGTCTCCCGGGGCGGTGACGCGATCACCCCCTGGCCCACCGACCGCGGCTGGGACACCGAGGGCCTCTTCGACGCGGACCCCGACGAGCCGGGCCGCACCTACACCCAGCACGGCGGGTTCCTGCACGGGGCGGCCGACTTCGACGCCGGCTTCTTCGGCATCTCGCCCCGTGAGGCGCTGGCGACCGACCCGCAGCAGCGGTTGCTGCTGGAGTCGTCCTGGGAGGCGTTCGAGCGGGCGGGGATCGCCCCGGACACCCTGCGCGGCAGCCGCACCGGCGTCTTCGTCGGCGTGATGTACAACGACTACGCCTCGCGCCTGCACGAGCTGCCGCCGGAGCTGGAGGGCTACCTCCACAACGGCAGCGCGGCCAGCGTGGCGTCCGGGCGCATCTCGTACACGTACGGCTTCGAGGGTCCGGCCGTGACGGTGGACACGGCGTGCTCCTCCTCGCTGGTGGCGCTCCACCTGGCGGCGCAGGCCCTGCGGTCGGGGGAGTGCGACCTCGCGCTCGCCGGCGGGGTCGCCGTGATGGCGTCGCCGTCCGGCATGGTCGCCACCTCCCGGCACCGCGCGTTCGCCCCGGACGGCCACGTCAAGGCGTACGCCGCCTCGGCGGACGGGACGAGCTGGGCGGAGGGGGTCGGCCTGCTCCTGGTGGAGCGGCTGTCGGACGCCCGGCGGCTCGGGCACCAGGTGCTGGCCGTGGTACGCGGCTCCGCCGTGAACCAGGACGGCGCCTCGAACGGGCTCACGGCGCCGAGCGGCCCCGCTCAGCAGAGGGTCATCCGGCAGGCGCTCGCCGGAGCCGGTCTCGCCCCCCACGACATCGACGCGGTGGAGGGGCACGGCACCGGCACCACCCTCGGCGACCCGATCGAGGCGCAGGCCCTGGTGGCGGCGTACGGTGCGGGACGTCCCGAGGACCGGCCGCTCTGGCTCGGCTCGCTCAAGTCCAACATCGGCCACACCCAGGCCGCAGCCGGCGTGGCCGGGATCATCAAGATGGTGCAGGCCATGCGGCACGGCACCCTGCCCCGGACCCTGCACGTCGACGCACCCTCACCCGACGTGGACTGGGCCTCGGGCGGCGTACGGCTGCTCACGCGGGAGCGGCCCTGGGAGGCGGCCGGCCGGCCGCGGCGCGCGGGGGTCTCCTCCTTCGGCGTCAGCGGCACCAACGCCCACGTCATCATCGAGGAGCCGGAGAGGACGGCCCCGGCCCCGGCGGACACCGGTGCGGAGCGGGACGCGGCGGCAGCCGCTCCGGCCGCAGCCGCCTCCCCGCTGCCCTGGGTGCTCTCCGGCCGCACCCCGCGGGCCGTCTCCGACCAGGCGGCGCGCCTCCTGGAGCTGCTGAACCGCCCGGGCCCGGTACCGGCGGCGGCCGACACCGCCCACGCCCTCCTCACCGACCGCTCGCACTTCGATCACCGGGCGGTCGTGGTCGCCGCCGACCGCGACCGGCTCGCGGACGGCCTGGGCGCGCTCGTCCGGGCCGAACCCGCCGGGAACCTCGTCCGGGGAACCGCGGCCGAGGGCGCCCGGACGGTCTTCGTCTTCCCCGGCCACGGCGCGCAGTGGGCCGGCATGGCGCAGGGCCTGCTCGACACGGCGCCGGCCTTCACCGAGCGCATCGAGGAGTGCGCCCGGGCGCTGGAACCCCTCGTCGACTGGTCGCTCACCGACGTCCTCCGCCAGACCCCCGGCGCACCCACCCTGGAGCGGGTCGACGTCGCCCAACCCGCTCTGTGGGCCGTGCTGGTGGCGCTCGCCGCCCAGTGGCAGTCCTACGGCGTCCAGCCGGACGCCGTGGTCGGGCACAGCCAGGGCGAGGTCGCCGCCGCCTGCGTGGCCGGGATCCTCACCCTGGACGACGCGGCCCGCATCGTCGTCGAGCGCAGCCGGATCCTGTCCGGGCTCGTCGGGAAGGGCGGCATGGCCTCCCTGGCGCTCCCCCTCGCGGAGGTCGAGCGCCGGATCGGGTCCTGGCCCGGACGGCTCTCGGTGGCGACGGTGAACGGGCCCGCCGCCGTCGTGGTCGCCGGGGACGAGTCCGCCCTGGACGAACTGCTCGCCGGGTGCGAGGCCCGGGGCGAACGGGCCAAGCGGATCAGGGCGGCCACGGTCGCCGGACACTCCCCGGTCATCGACGAGGTGAAGGAGGAACTCCTCGCACGGCTCGCGTTCGTCACCCCGCGCGAGGGCAACGTGCCGCTCTGGTCCACGGTCACCGCCGCGCTCCTCGAACCCGGGGAGACCGACGCGGAGTACTGGTACCGCAACATCCGCCAGACCGTACGATTCGCCCCCGTCGTGAAGGACCTGATCGCCGCCCGGTACACCGTCCTCATCGAGGTCAGTCCGCACCCGGTGCTCACCGGCAGCATCCAGGACACCGTGGACGAGGCAGGGGCCGCCGACGTCGTGGTGGTCGAGACCCTGCGGCGGGACCACGGAGGACTCGACCGCTTCCTCACCTCGGCCGCCGCCGTCCACGCCCGGGGCGTGGCGGTGGACTGGTCGCCGGCATTTGGGGGTGCGCGGCCGGAGCGGGTGGAGCTGCCCACCTACCCCTTCCAGCGACGTCGTTACTGGCTCTCCGCCGGTACGGCGCCGACCGGTGGCGCTGCCGCCGGTCCGCTCGCCGGAGCCGAGCACGGGCCTGCCGTACCCGGTCAGGAGGAGGACACCGCCCCGGAGTCACCCTTCGCCGCCCTCGCGCCCGCCGCCCGCGCCGAAGCCCTGCTCGACCTGGTGGTCCGCCGGACGGCCGAGGTGCTGGGACACGAGGACACCGGGGAGATAGGCGCGGAGCAGGCGTTCAAGGGGCTCGGTCTGGAATCGCTGACCGCCGTCGACCTGCGCAACCGGCTGGCCGCGGCCGTCGGCGTGCGGCTTCCGGCGACCCTGGTCTTCGACCACCCGACACCCGCCGCCGTCGCGGCGCACCTCGCGACCCTGCTGCCCGATGCCCCGGCGGCGCACGGGGGGTCCGCGACGGAGGCCCTCGCCCTGCTGGAGCAGGTCGTGCCCGGCTCCGGACCCCTCGATCCGGACGGGGCCGAACTGCTCACCCGGCTCCAGGCCCTGGTGGCCCGATGGGACACCGGCCGGACCGGACCCGAGCGGGGAGAGGCCGGGACGATCGACCTGGACGCGGCCACCGACGACGAGCTCTTCGCCCTGATGGACAGCGAGTCCCGGTGA